A single Nostoc sp. PCC 7107 DNA region contains:
- a CDS encoding GNAT family N-acetyltransferase: protein MNIRCESPQDYLAIAEVNTLAFGQDNEAKLIAKIRCSDRYIPELSVVAEIDNFVVGHILFSYIDLVGQETLKVLGLAPLAIHPQFQNQGIGSALVKAGLAIAETKKAPLVIVLGHPHFYSRFGFQSSSVYEIESPFPVPEDVFMVKLLKSYQERYKGKVVYPSAFNEV from the coding sequence ATGAACATCCGCTGTGAAAGCCCACAAGATTATTTAGCGATCGCTGAGGTAAATACATTAGCATTTGGGCAAGATAACGAAGCTAAACTAATTGCAAAAATTCGATGTTCTGATCGCTATATTCCAGAACTGTCCGTAGTTGCAGAAATTGACAATTTTGTAGTTGGTCACATTCTTTTTAGCTACATTGACTTGGTGGGTCAAGAAACACTAAAAGTGCTTGGTTTAGCACCTCTAGCAATTCATCCACAATTTCAAAACCAAGGAATTGGCAGTGCATTAGTCAAAGCTGGGCTAGCAATAGCTGAAACCAAAAAAGCACCCCTTGTAATTGTACTGGGTCATCCTCATTTCTATTCTCGCTTTGGTTTTCAATCATCGAGTGTCTATGAAATTGAATCTCCCTTTCCAGTACCAGAAGATGTATTCATGGTTAAACTATTGAAAAGCTATCAGGAAAGATATAAAGGAAAAGTTGTTTATCCATCAGCTTTTAATGAAGTTTAA
- a CDS encoding proton extrusion protein PcxA gives MFIKNSDLLLQKVSEYWEAMKQWFMNTPERSLTQAYEAAQKIRNIEIEYFNGQIIATASVNETPNVISYWQSILTQNLTIIKLRLAEFQASRSLLEISNPVLLDKLQFIDKVIDKYQQQTVIISNINKQSISQPIKIDGEIYQNTSNLINPSGSNQSIGFLPSSIGRTINRITTDFSPQAEADFIRNYHISQNRTRTSIRFLILLIVIPLLTRQLSKEFLVSPIVANMRSTHNTSIFINSEMEEEAFKELKNFEEKLKFQSLLKKAPVLSSEEIEASVKEKAIEIAQEFRWKSKDAISNIFADFISLVAFAVVVANGKREIAAIKSFMDEIIFGLSDSAKAFVIILFTDIFVGFHSPHGWEVILEGLAEHLGVAPNESLIFLFIATFPVILDTVVKYWIFRYLSRLSPSALATYKEMNE, from the coding sequence TTGTTTATAAAGAATAGTGATTTGCTGCTGCAAAAAGTATCTGAATATTGGGAAGCGATGAAGCAATGGTTTATGAATACACCAGAGCGATCGCTGACACAAGCTTACGAGGCTGCACAGAAAATCAGAAATATTGAGATAGAGTATTTTAACGGTCAAATCATTGCTACCGCATCCGTAAATGAGACACCCAATGTCATATCTTATTGGCAGAGTATACTTACACAAAATTTAACTATTATTAAACTGAGATTAGCAGAATTTCAGGCTAGTCGGTCACTACTAGAAATCTCTAATCCAGTTTTATTAGATAAACTTCAGTTTATTGATAAAGTTATCGATAAATATCAGCAACAAACAGTAATAATTAGCAATATAAATAAACAATCAATCTCGCAACCTATAAAAATTGATGGTGAAATTTACCAGAATACATCTAATCTAATCAATCCTAGCGGCAGCAATCAAAGTATAGGATTTCTTCCCAGTTCTATCGGTAGAACAATTAATAGAATTACCACTGACTTTTCTCCCCAGGCTGAAGCAGACTTTATTCGGAATTACCACATTTCTCAAAATCGGACTAGAACCTCGATTAGGTTTTTAATTCTTCTTATTGTTATTCCTTTATTAACACGGCAATTATCTAAAGAATTTTTAGTTAGTCCGATAGTAGCGAATATGAGAAGTACGCATAATACTTCAATTTTCATTAATTCCGAAATGGAGGAAGAAGCCTTCAAAGAGTTAAAAAATTTTGAAGAAAAATTAAAATTTCAAAGTTTGCTCAAGAAAGCTCCGGTTTTATCTTCAGAGGAAATTGAGGCAAGTGTCAAAGAGAAAGCTATAGAAATAGCTCAAGAATTTCGGTGGAAAAGTAAAGATGCTATTAGTAATATTTTTGCTGATTTTATTTCCTTAGTAGCGTTTGCAGTAGTAGTAGCTAATGGAAAAAGAGAAATTGCGGCTATTAAGTCTTTTATGGATGAAATTATCTTTGGTTTGAGCGATAGTGCCAAAGCCTTTGTAATTATTTTGTTCACGGATATATTTGTTGGATTCCACTCACCACATGGCTGGGAAGTCATTCTTGAAGGTTTAGCCGAACATCTTGGTGTAGCACCGAATGAAAGTTTGATATTTCTATTTATTGCTACATTTCCTGTGATTTTAGATACGGTTGTTAAATACTGGATATTCCGTTATCTCAGTCGCTTGTCACCTTCAGCACTAGCTACATACAAAGAAATGAACGAGTAG
- a CDS encoding GNAT family N-acetyltransferase: MLKIIQFESEQDKIHLQNLFFEYFSWINLMWSHEFHLSFDVNAYLEESLAQLDEFMPPVGRLLLAKYKGKIVGCVGLRRIDEGIGEIKRMYVKPKFREKGIGKALLENIIYEAANIGYSKLRLDTAPFTKEAQTLYHSLGFQDIEPYFAKHEVPPEYRANWIFMELRL; the protein is encoded by the coding sequence TTGCTAAAAATTATTCAATTCGAGAGCGAACAAGATAAAATTCATCTGCAAAATTTATTTTTTGAATATTTTAGCTGGATAAACTTAATGTGGAGCCATGAATTTCATCTAAGTTTTGATGTTAATGCTTATTTAGAGGAATCTCTTGCTCAACTAGATGAATTTATGCCACCAGTAGGACGCTTACTTTTGGCCAAATATAAAGGCAAAATCGTTGGTTGTGTTGGCTTACGCAGAATTGATGAGGGAATTGGTGAAATAAAAAGAATGTATGTCAAGCCAAAATTTCGGGAAAAAGGTATCGGTAAAGCTTTGTTAGAAAATATCATCTATGAAGCTGCCAATATTGGTTACTCCAAACTGCGCTTAGATACTGCTCCTTTTACTAAAGAAGCCCAAACACTCTATCATTCACTGGGGTTTCAAGATATTGAACCATATTTTGCCAAACATGAAGTGCCGCCAGAATACCGAGCCAACTGGATTTTTATGGAATTGAGACTTTAA
- a CDS encoding NAD(P)H-quinone oxidoreductase subunit 4 encodes MIADGFPWLTTIIMLPLVASILIPVLPDKDGKLVRWYALGVAIADFILMCYAFWQHYDASNATFQLVEKYAWLPQLGLSWAVSVDGISAPLVLLAGLVTTLSIFAAWQVNLKPRLFYFLMLLLYSAQIGVFVAQDLLLFFIMWELELVPVYLLVSIWGGQKRRYAATKFLLYTAAASIFILVAGLAMALYGDNTTFDIVELGAKNYPLALELWLYAGLLIAFGVKLAIFPLHTWLPDAHGEASAPVSMLLAGVLLKMGGYGLIRLNLELLSDAHVYFAPVLATLGVINIIYGALNSFAQKNMKRRLAYSSISHMGFVLLGIASFTDVGVSGAMLQMLSHGLIAAVLFFLAGVTYDRTHTMAMESMGGIGQVMPKVFALFTAGAMASLALPGMSGFVSELQVFVGITTSDIYSSTFCTVMVFLAAVGVILTPIYLLSMLRQVFYGTSAELTCDINNASLENQEDEGTVCFGTDCLLPSEAVYRDAQPREIFIAACFLVLIIGFGLYPKLATQMYDVKTVAVNTQVRQSYIQFAQANPKIYAKGFFSPEIAQPETAPVFGVIK; translated from the coding sequence ATGATAGCGGATGGATTTCCTTGGCTAACTACGATTATTATGTTGCCACTTGTGGCTTCGATACTCATCCCTGTGCTGCCTGATAAAGACGGCAAGCTTGTGCGATGGTATGCCCTAGGTGTGGCGATCGCAGATTTTATCTTGATGTGCTACGCTTTTTGGCAGCATTACGATGCCAGCAATGCAACTTTTCAACTCGTGGAGAAATATGCTTGGTTGCCTCAGCTAGGGCTGAGTTGGGCAGTTTCAGTCGATGGAATATCCGCGCCACTGGTGTTATTGGCAGGGCTGGTGACAACACTTTCGATATTTGCAGCCTGGCAAGTTAACCTCAAGCCACGCCTGTTTTACTTCTTGATGTTGCTGTTATACAGCGCCCAAATCGGAGTGTTCGTTGCCCAAGACTTATTATTATTCTTTATTATGTGGGAACTAGAACTGGTTCCTGTTTACCTACTTGTATCAATTTGGGGTGGTCAAAAACGCCGCTACGCCGCGACAAAATTCTTACTTTATACCGCCGCCGCTTCCATTTTTATCCTCGTTGCAGGGCTGGCAATGGCTCTCTATGGCGATAATACAACCTTCGATATAGTCGAACTTGGTGCTAAGAATTATCCTTTGGCTTTAGAACTGTGGTTATATGCAGGACTGTTAATTGCTTTTGGTGTCAAGTTAGCTATATTTCCCCTGCATACATGGTTGCCTGATGCCCACGGTGAAGCATCTGCCCCTGTATCCATGCTGTTAGCAGGGGTTCTACTCAAAATGGGCGGATATGGATTAATTCGCCTCAATTTAGAATTGTTATCTGATGCCCATGTTTACTTTGCACCAGTCCTGGCAACTCTCGGCGTAATCAACATTATTTATGGTGCATTAAACTCCTTTGCTCAGAAGAACATGAAGCGCCGCCTGGCTTATTCCTCTATTTCCCACATGGGCTTTGTCTTGTTAGGTATTGCCTCCTTCACTGATGTCGGTGTTAGTGGAGCAATGCTGCAAATGCTTTCTCACGGTTTAATTGCCGCAGTATTATTCTTCTTAGCCGGTGTGACCTACGATCGCACCCATACAATGGCAATGGAAAGTATGGGCGGTATTGGCCAAGTCATGCCAAAAGTCTTTGCTTTATTCACCGCTGGCGCAATGGCATCACTAGCCCTTCCTGGTATGAGTGGCTTTGTGAGCGAACTTCAGGTATTTGTAGGCATTACCACCAGCGATATCTACAGTTCCACATTCTGCACAGTCATGGTGTTCTTAGCCGCTGTGGGAGTTATCCTTACCCCTATTTATCTGCTTTCGATGTTGAGACAAGTATTTTATGGTACTAGTGCAGAACTCACCTGTGATATCAACAATGCTTCTTTAGAAAATCAAGAAGATGAGGGAACAGTTTGCTTCGGTACAGACTGTCTCCTACCTAGCGAAGCAGTTTATAGAGATGCTCAACCGCGGGAAATATTTATCGCCGCTTGTTTCTTGGTGTTGATTATTGGTTTTGGTCTTTATCCCAAGCTGGCTACGCAAATGTACGATGTGAAAACTGTGGCTGTTAACACTCAAGTACGCCAATCATATATTCAATTTGCCCAAGCTAATCCCAAAATCTATGCGAAGGGATTCTTTTCTCCCGAAATCGCCCAGCCGGAAACTGCACCTGTTTTTGGCGTGATTAAATAA
- a CDS encoding FAD-binding oxidoreductase gives MKTYDWIVVGGGITGATLAYELVKVGLSVLLLEQHATPDNATRYSYGGLAYWSGTTPLTCQLCQEAIARYQILSQELDADIQLRELDLLLTISADSNPEAAARVYAKCAIPPRLLSVQAACELEPLLNREVISGGLTVKHGHIHPQKTAQAYIQAFLRAGGEIQISQVLQVVRGGVQTNTANYHSANVVICAGGLSRQLLKSVGVSIKVYFTHAEMIEIPPVDLRLHTLVMPANLQRFELESVSIQVDELWNQPDKELASPILDVGTVQFLDGSLRLGQISRVLTNPHAQINSEESEQWLRKSITQVLPALGSLSGTWHKCLVAFSNKRFVIGAVPEIDGVYIFSGFSNPLVFVPPLAQRFANFVAGREDEVITGLMQV, from the coding sequence ATGAAAACCTACGACTGGATTGTAGTTGGTGGCGGAATTACAGGTGCTACACTTGCCTATGAATTAGTCAAAGTCGGCTTGAGTGTACTGTTATTAGAACAACACGCCACACCAGACAATGCAACTCGATATAGTTATGGTGGATTAGCTTATTGGTCGGGGACAACACCACTCACTTGTCAATTATGCCAAGAAGCGATCGCCCGTTACCAAATTCTGTCTCAAGAATTAGATGCTGATATTCAGTTGCGGGAATTAGATTTATTACTGACGATTTCCGCCGATAGCAACCCAGAAGCAGCAGCTAGGGTTTATGCTAAATGTGCAATTCCACCGCGGTTACTGAGTGTACAAGCAGCTTGTGAGTTAGAACCACTATTAAATCGGGAAGTTATTTCCGGTGGGTTAACTGTCAAACATGGCCATATTCATCCCCAAAAAACCGCACAAGCTTATATACAAGCTTTTTTACGTGCTGGCGGTGAAATCCAGATTAGTCAAGTTTTGCAGGTTGTTAGAGGTGGTGTCCAAACAAATACCGCAAATTATCACAGCGCTAACGTAGTGATTTGTGCTGGTGGACTTAGCCGACAATTACTCAAATCAGTCGGGGTTTCTATCAAGGTATATTTTACCCATGCAGAAATGATTGAAATTCCGCCTGTTGATTTGCGGTTACATACTTTAGTCATGCCCGCTAATTTGCAAAGATTTGAATTAGAATCCGTATCTATACAAGTTGATGAACTGTGGAATCAACCTGATAAAGAATTAGCATCACCCATATTAGATGTAGGCACAGTTCAATTTTTAGATGGTAGCTTGCGCTTGGGACAAATTAGTCGCGTGCTGACAAATCCTCATGCACAAATTAATTCAGAAGAAAGCGAACAATGGCTGAGAAAAAGTATCACGCAAGTCTTACCAGCTTTAGGCAGCTTATCAGGAACTTGGCATAAGTGTTTAGTGGCGTTTAGTAACAAACGTTTTGTGATTGGTGCTGTTCCAGAGATTGATGGTGTGTATATTTTCTCTGGATTTAGCAATCCCTTAGTTTTTGTACCACCTTTAGCACAACGTTTTGCTAATTTTGTTGCTGGTAGAGAAGATGAAGTGATTACGGGACTTATGCAGGTTTAA
- a CDS encoding type II toxin-antitoxin system VapC family toxin yields the protein MYVLDTNTLIYYFKGQGNVVQNLAQVSPQNIVISTIVLFELQVGIAKSNSPAKRTQQLQQILSQVNLISFDQSHALAAAIIRAQLEQQGIPIGALDILIAGTAVALQATLITHNVKEFSRVAGLAIADWY from the coding sequence ATGTATGTTTTGGATACCAATACTCTGATCTACTATTTCAAAGGTCAAGGAAATGTTGTTCAAAATCTTGCTCAGGTCTCTCCCCAAAACATTGTCATTTCCACAATCGTTCTCTTTGAATTACAAGTCGGTATCGCTAAATCTAATTCACCTGCAAAACGCACTCAACAGCTTCAGCAAATATTGAGTCAAGTTAATCTGATATCGTTTGATCAGTCTCATGCTTTAGCTGCGGCGATTATTCGCGCTCAATTAGAGCAACAAGGTATACCCATAGGTGCGCTCGATATTTTAATTGCTGGTACAGCCGTAGCACTTCAGGCGACTCTTATAACTCATAATGTCAAAGAGTTCTCTAGGGTTGCAGGGCTGGCGATCGCAGATTGGTATTGA
- a CDS encoding sodium-dependent bicarbonate transport family permease: protein MVLALTFPFNIIIGIPLYFNIIKAIGV from the coding sequence ATGGTATTAGCTCTAACTTTTCCTTTCAACATTATTATTGGTATTCCTTTGTATTTCAACATTATCAAAGCTATTGGAGTTTAA
- a CDS encoding COP23 domain-containing protein encodes MKLGFFSQGLMGIAATSVAALGMIATIDQPSYAGGTIFKCEKRQGIPITVAQTQDGRKVPMIQWSSQDYFTREWNSERRCYEVSRRFQKSYDNGKLKYIKTGILRGEPVVCAAVNQNAPCTDSSLLFTLKRGSNAKATLRRLMNRRGLVAGNVLNESGGDSLNIDFDTYLNHATNEQNSDINPNINE; translated from the coding sequence ATGAAATTGGGGTTCTTTAGCCAAGGATTAATGGGGATTGCCGCAACTTCTGTAGCTGCGTTGGGTATGATTGCAACTATCGATCAGCCCAGTTATGCGGGAGGGACTATCTTCAAGTGTGAAAAGCGTCAGGGTATACCGATAACAGTCGCTCAAACTCAAGATGGTAGGAAAGTCCCGATGATTCAATGGTCATCGCAGGATTACTTTACTAGGGAATGGAATTCGGAACGCCGTTGTTATGAAGTATCGCGGAGATTTCAAAAAAGCTATGACAACGGTAAACTAAAGTATATTAAAACTGGCATCCTCCGAGGTGAACCGGTGGTATGTGCAGCGGTGAATCAAAATGCGCCTTGTACAGATAGTTCTTTGTTATTCACTCTCAAGCGTGGTAGTAATGCGAAGGCAACCTTGAGAAGATTGATGAATCGTCGAGGATTAGTGGCTGGGAATGTACTCAATGAAAGTGGCGGAGACTCATTGAATATCGATTTTGATACATATCTGAATCATGCTACAAATGAGCAAAATAGTGATATCAATCCAAATATTAATGAATAA
- a CDS encoding carbonic anhydrase: MPIKRIIAGLNEFHDNYFITHRELFENLSQGQNPEVLFITCSDSRIDPFLITQSQPGDLFVIRNVGNIIPPYGSPNSAEAAGIEYAIQALNIDDIVICGHSHCGAMRGLLQIGSLAQQMPLVYDWLRHYAEPTRRLVMDNYKDYPPDKLLKIAIEQNVLTQIENLETHPIIRSRLHSGQLTLHAWIYEIESGEVFAYDAEAGQFKILENRPFPVPNPLIGVYSE; encoded by the coding sequence GTGCCAATTAAACGCATCATTGCGGGGCTGAATGAATTTCACGATAATTATTTTATTACACATCGAGAATTATTTGAAAATTTATCACAAGGTCAAAATCCAGAAGTATTATTTATTACTTGCTCTGATTCTCGGATTGATCCTTTTTTAATCACTCAGAGTCAGCCTGGAGATTTATTTGTTATCCGCAATGTTGGTAATATTATTCCGCCCTATGGCTCACCTAATAGCGCTGAAGCTGCGGGAATCGAATATGCAATTCAAGCTTTAAATATCGATGATATAGTGATTTGTGGTCATTCTCATTGTGGTGCGATGAGAGGATTATTACAAATAGGTAGTTTAGCACAGCAAATGCCTTTAGTTTATGACTGGTTGCGGCATTACGCTGAACCGACTCGCCGCTTAGTTATGGATAACTACAAAGATTATCCGCCTGACAAGCTATTAAAAATTGCCATTGAACAGAATGTACTAACGCAGATAGAAAATCTCGAAACCCATCCAATTATTCGTTCTCGACTTCACAGCGGTCAACTGACTCTTCATGCGTGGATTTATGAAATTGAGAGCGGTGAAGTTTTTGCTTATGATGCTGAAGCTGGTCAATTTAAGATTTTAGAAAATCGACCATTCCCTGTACCAAATCCTTTGATTGGTGTATATTCAGAGTAA
- a CDS encoding Ig-like domain-containing protein: MSIEFNGSYSENFDSLASSGSSGVLPSGWALLETGTSANVNGQYTAGTGSNNAADIYSFGATGSSERAFGTLRSGTLNPSIGASFTNTTGSTITTLNLSYRGEQWRLGAANRGSDRLDFQYSLNATSLNTGTWVDVDNLDFNSPVTTGTVGALDGNTNSSQITTTITGLNIPNGATFWFRWLDFDVTNADDGLAIDNFSLSTGVTPPAVPLVAIAATDATAAEAGTEPGTFRITRTGDTSNVLTVNYTVAGGANQTDYTPNLTSSVIIPAGQSFVDITITPVDDSLVEGNETVTLTLVDTADYDLSAIATATVTITDNDVAPGAVRIHDIQGTAHISALNGQGVVNVAGIVTAIASNGFYIQDPTPDNNDATSEGIFVFTGTTSAILSARAVGEALLVTGTVSEFRPANNSNNLTITQIGSNNSVQSLSVSAWTDAPTTTITPTILGNGGRTIPTQVINDDFATSGNVETGGDFDPVNEGIDFYESVEGMLVQINNAIATSPTGNFGTSEEIWVLPDNGANATSRTERGGSLITATDYNPERIQIDDLINGSVTLPGVNVGAQLSTITGVVNYDFNNYEVLVSSAPTVVQPSTLQREVTTLIGNADQLTVATFNVENLDPGDGATQFANLANRIVNNLRSPDILSLEEIQDNNGATNNGVVDASGTYQTLINAIAAAGGPRYEYRQIDPVNGTNGGEPGGNIRVGYLFNPQRVTFVDRPGGTSTTSISVTNVDGTPTLSTSPGLIDPTNPAFSSSRKPLVGEFVFNGQTVYLIGNHFNSKGGDQPLFGPSQPPGLSSEAQRQQQAIIVRNFVQEILAINPNANIAVLGDLNDFEFSNPINTLESAGLTSLIETLPANERYTYNFQGNAQVLDHILASQNLVNNLDGYDVVHINSEFFDQDSDHDPVIARFNLPPANQAPTTVTFNNAVTSINENSNTTNRIKVADISITDDGRGTNNLSLTGADASLFEIDNSVLYLRANTNLDFETQSNYSVTVAVDDPTVGNTPDAVANFNLAVTNVNEAPIARNDSATTTDIQPVIINVLANDSDPDSNALTINSFTNPTRGNLVRNNDNTFTYTPEIGFTGADSFTYIVSDGNLSTTATVNLTVTLGSNQINGTNGNNILLGTSRIDVIRGLGGNDIISGLGNNDVLYGGDGNDILDGGAGNDSLYGENGSDILYAGDGNDTLNGGAGNDMLLGDAGNDILIGGLGKDILAGGNGRDSFYLNRGAVNSDIITDFVSGLDSLVVSQSEFGLNQALGTLDPGLFRLGSSATVASDRFIYDRNTGKLFFDQDGIGSVAKVQIAQLSNRPTLSNTDFTVIA, encoded by the coding sequence ATGTCGATTGAATTTAATGGCTCTTATTCTGAGAACTTTGATAGTTTGGCATCTTCTGGTAGCAGTGGTGTCCTTCCGTCTGGTTGGGCATTGTTGGAAACTGGAACCAGTGCAAATGTAAACGGACAATACACAGCTGGTACTGGCTCTAATAACGCAGCCGATATATATAGTTTCGGCGCAACAGGTTCTAGTGAGAGAGCTTTTGGAACTCTACGCTCAGGTACTCTCAACCCTTCAATCGGCGCAAGCTTTACGAATACAACAGGTAGCACAATTACAACGTTGAATTTGTCCTATAGAGGTGAACAATGGCGTTTGGGTGCAGCCAACAGAGGATCTGATCGTTTAGATTTTCAGTACAGTCTGAATGCAACATCTTTAAATACAGGAACTTGGGTAGATGTTGATAATTTAGATTTCAATTCTCCCGTAACTACTGGAACTGTAGGGGCGCTGGATGGAAATACTAATAGCAGCCAAATCACCACAACGATTACAGGGCTAAATATCCCCAATGGTGCAACTTTTTGGTTCCGTTGGTTAGATTTTGATGTTACTAACGCAGATGATGGCTTGGCGATTGACAATTTTTCCCTTTCTACTGGAGTCACACCGCCTGCGGTTCCTTTAGTAGCGATCGCAGCTACCGATGCAACCGCCGCCGAAGCTGGAACAGAACCAGGAACTTTCCGCATCACCCGTACTGGTGATACAAGCAATGTGCTGACTGTTAATTACACTGTTGCTGGTGGTGCAAATCAGACAGACTACACACCAAATTTGACGAGTAGTGTGATTATCCCTGCTGGACAGTCCTTTGTGGATATCACAATCACACCTGTGGATGACTCTTTGGTAGAAGGAAATGAAACCGTTACGCTGACACTGGTGGATACGGCTGATTACGATTTGAGTGCGATCGCCACAGCTACAGTCACAATTACCGATAATGATGTTGCGCCTGGGGCAGTTCGTATTCATGATATTCAAGGCACAGCACATATTTCAGCCCTCAATGGCCAAGGTGTAGTGAATGTAGCGGGGATTGTCACAGCGATCGCTTCTAACGGCTTCTACATCCAAGACCCCACTCCCGATAATAATGATGCAACTTCTGAAGGGATTTTCGTTTTCACGGGTACTACTTCTGCTATTCTCAGCGCCCGTGCTGTCGGCGAAGCATTATTAGTTACAGGTACAGTATCGGAGTTTCGCCCAGCTAACAACTCCAACAACCTGACTATTACCCAAATTGGCAGTAACAACAGTGTGCAGAGTCTGAGTGTGAGTGCTTGGACAGATGCACCGACTACAACTATTACCCCAACAATACTAGGCAATGGCGGACGGACGATTCCCACCCAGGTAATTAACGATGACTTTGCTACTAGCGGGAATGTAGAAACAGGTGGAGATTTCGATCCTGTCAATGAAGGTATCGATTTCTACGAAAGTGTAGAAGGAATGTTGGTGCAAATCAATAACGCGATCGCCACATCTCCCACTGGCAACTTTGGTACTTCTGAGGAAATCTGGGTGCTACCTGATAATGGAGCCAATGCGACAAGCCGGACTGAGCGAGGTGGTAGCTTAATTACAGCCACAGACTATAACCCAGAACGGATTCAAATTGATGATTTAATCAATGGCTCAGTTACATTGCCAGGTGTAAATGTCGGCGCTCAACTCAGTACAATTACAGGTGTGGTTAACTACGATTTCAACAATTATGAAGTCCTGGTTTCATCTGCACCGACTGTAGTACAGCCATCCACTCTGCAAAGAGAAGTTACAACCTTAATAGGCAATGCTGATCAATTAACGGTTGCAACTTTCAACGTGGAAAACCTTGATCCTGGTGATGGTGCAACTCAGTTTGCTAACTTAGCTAATCGCATTGTGAATAACTTGCGATCGCCAGATATTCTTTCTCTAGAAGAAATCCAGGATAATAACGGGGCGACCAATAACGGTGTAGTTGATGCGAGTGGAACTTATCAGACTTTAATAAATGCGATCGCCGCAGCTGGTGGCCCCAGATATGAATATCGCCAAATTGACCCAGTTAATGGCACCAATGGTGGTGAACCAGGCGGTAATATTCGCGTTGGTTATTTGTTTAACCCCCAACGTGTTACCTTTGTTGACCGTCCCGGCGGTACTTCCACTACCAGCATTTCAGTTACCAACGTTGATGGTACTCCCACCCTGTCTACTAGTCCTGGGTTGATTGACCCGACAAACCCCGCTTTCAGCAGCAGCCGTAAACCCTTAGTTGGTGAGTTTGTCTTTAACGGTCAAACTGTTTACCTCATTGGCAATCACTTTAACTCCAAAGGTGGCGACCAACCTTTATTCGGGCCAAGTCAACCGCCAGGTCTCAGCAGTGAAGCGCAACGCCAGCAACAAGCCATAATAGTTAGAAACTTTGTCCAAGAGATATTGGCAATTAACCCCAATGCCAATATAGCGGTGCTGGGTGACTTGAACGATTTTGAGTTTTCTAATCCAATCAATACACTTGAAAGTGCTGGGCTGACTTCTTTAATTGAAACGTTACCTGCAAACGAGCGTTACACCTATAACTTTCAAGGTAACGCCCAGGTACTTGACCATATTTTGGCTAGTCAAAACTTGGTGAATAACTTAGATGGCTATGATGTGGTTCACATCAACTCAGAGTTTTTTGATCAAGACAGTGACCATGATCCTGTGATTGCCAGGTTTAATTTACCACCAGCCAACCAAGCACCAACGACGGTGACATTTAATAATGCCGTTACCAGCATCAATGAAAATAGCAACACAACCAACCGCATCAAAGTTGCAGATATATCTATTACCGATGATGGACGAGGCACAAATAACCTAAGTTTGACTGGTGCAGACGCTAGTTTATTTGAAATCGATAATTCTGTGTTGTATCTGCGGGCTAACACTAACTTAGATTTTGAAACCCAGTCTAACTACAGTGTGACAGTGGCTGTTGATGACCCCACAGTAGGTAACACTCCCGATGCTGTAGCTAATTTCAATTTAGCTGTAACTAACGTTAACGAAGCCCCCATCGCTAGGAATGACAGCGCCACTACCACGGATATTCAACCAGTAATTATTAACGTGTTGGCAAATGATAGCGACCCAGATAGTAATGCGTTGACTATCAACAGTTTCACCAATCCCACAAGAGGTAATTTGGTGAGAAATAACGATAACACCTTTACCTACACACCAGAAATTGGCTTCACTGGCGCTGACAGTTTTACTTATATCGTTAGTGATGGCAATCTAAGCACCACAGCTACAGTGAATCTCACCGTTACCCTTGGTAGTAACCAGATTAACGGCACTAACGGTAATAATATCTTGCTCGGAACTAGCAGAATTGACGTTATCCGAGGATTGGGCGGTAACGATATTATTAGCGGCTTAGGTAATAACGATGTCCTATATGGTGGCGATGGTAATGATATACTCGATGGCGGGGCTGGTAACGACAGTCTCTATGGTGAAAATGGCAGTGATATTCTTTATGCTGGCGATGGCAATGACACCTTGAATGGTGGTGCTGGTAACGATATGCTGCTTGGTGATGCTGGTAATGACATTCTCATCGGCGGCTTAGGTAAAGATATTCTGGCTGGTGGAAATGGTAGAGACAGTTTCTATCTCAATCGTGGGGCGGTAAATTCCGATATCATTACTGACTTTGTATCTGGGCTTGATAGTCTCGTTGTTTCTCAGTCAGAATTTGGACTTAATCAAGCACTGGGTACACTTGACCCTGGTTTATTCCGTTTGGGTAGTAGTGCAACTGTAGCCAGCGATCGCTTTATCTACGACAGAAACACAGGTAAACTGTTCTTTGATCAAGATGGTATTGGTAGTGTCGCTAAAGTTCAAATAGCGCAACTATCTAATCGACCAACTCTGAGCAATACCGATTTCACGGTGATTGCATAG